One window from the genome of Candidatus Synechococcus calcipolaris G9 encodes:
- a CDS encoding putative toxin-antitoxin system toxin component, PIN family codes for MGYVAVFDTNIFLSALLSTNGHPFRCLALAKIGQVESITCQEILDELAEKLLMKFKFSEDMTQSAVKEVRDFSRLVKISGTLKVVPDDPDDDMIVECAVVGNATHIVTGDKHLLALTNYQDIVILKAAEFVALLVS; via the coding sequence ATGGGGTATGTTGCGGTCTTTGACACCAATATTTTTCTCTCCGCTCTACTTTCTACAAATGGTCATCCATTTCGGTGTCTAGCTTTGGCAAAGATTGGACAGGTTGAGTCTATTACCTGTCAGGAAATTTTAGACGAGCTTGCCGAGAAGTTGCTCATGAAGTTCAAATTTTCTGAAGATATGACACAATCAGCAGTAAAGGAAGTACGTGATTTCTCTCGATTAGTTAAGATTTCTGGAACGCTTAAGGTAGTTCCAGACGATCCAGATGATGACATGATTGTAGAGTGTGCAGTCGTTGGTAATGCAACTCACATCGTTACGGGAGACAAGCATCTTTTGGCATTGACAAACTATCAAGATATTGTAATTCTGAAAGCGGCAGAGTTTGTTGCGTTGTTGGTATCCTAG
- the sipA gene encoding regulatory protein SipA, translating to MGQPFSIGDRVHLVALPTYVKTAEPMPMLRPPNVLTLGEEGIILGREPGDYWVVRLERGTFLLEEKYLEAIQGDRPME from the coding sequence ATGGGACAACCATTCTCCATTGGCGATCGGGTTCATTTAGTCGCCCTGCCCACCTACGTCAAAACCGCAGAACCAATGCCCATGCTACGTCCACCCAATGTCTTGACCCTTGGGGAGGAGGGGATCATTTTGGGGCGAGAACCAGGGGACTACTGGGTAGTGCGTTTAGAACGGGGCACGTTTTTACTTGAAGAAAAATATTTAGAGGCCATCCAGGGCGATCGCCCAATGGAGTAG
- a CDS encoding FAD/NAD(P)-binding protein, which produces MVDGSGALPVSVDLAIVGAGPQSLTLVTHLLQKKRSMESRFVVLDPAGNWLRQWQEQFAAYGIPHLRSPAVHHPDPNPHALRAFAASRSQELFPPYDLPGTQLFEDFCQDVIERWNLQRRVIPALVQHIELFDQKGRQRFRLGLADGRELTARRVVLAIAGGDPHLPPWARSLPLTYPPDRLRHSHQVDLRGSRFTGERVLIVGSGLTSGHLALGAIAQGAEVILMARRQFYEKLFDADPGWLGPKYLKGFHGEPDWENRWQMIQSARNGGSLTHAILTQLRRLERQGKLSFYEQCEVQTAAWHEKGWNVTCAQRGTHGDGHDCIAHLPIDRIWLATGGTINVNHWPLLSDVRDRYPLPIIKGLPILDHHLRWPGCELFIMGGAAALHIGPVARNLFGAKLASDRIVQALIKDSPG; this is translated from the coding sequence ATGGTTGATGGTTCGGGGGCATTGCCGGTTTCAGTTGACCTAGCGATCGTAGGGGCGGGGCCCCAATCCCTCACCCTTGTGACGCACCTGTTGCAAAAGAAGCGGTCTATGGAAAGCCGCTTTGTGGTGTTGGATCCGGCGGGGAATTGGCTGAGACAATGGCAGGAGCAGTTTGCGGCCTATGGGATTCCCCATTTACGATCGCCCGCTGTCCATCATCCCGATCCCAACCCCCATGCCCTTCGTGCCTTTGCTGCATCGCGATCGCAGGAGCTTTTTCCCCCCTATGATCTGCCGGGAACGCAACTATTTGAGGATTTTTGCCAGGATGTAATTGAACGTTGGAATTTGCAAAGGCGGGTGATCCCGGCACTGGTGCAGCATATCGAACTATTTGATCAGAAGGGTCGGCAGCGGTTTCGGTTGGGTTTAGCGGATGGCAGGGAGTTGACCGCTCGGCGGGTGGTACTGGCGATCGCTGGCGGGGATCCCCACCTGCCCCCATGGGCCCGATCCTTACCGCTCACCTATCCCCCCGATCGCCTACGCCATTCCCACCAAGTTGATCTACGGGGATCGCGGTTTACTGGGGAACGGGTGCTGATTGTGGGCAGTGGTCTGACCAGTGGACACCTTGCCCTAGGGGCGATCGCCCAAGGTGCTGAAGTTATCCTGATGGCGCGACGGCAATTCTATGAAAAATTATTTGATGCGGATCCAGGCTGGCTGGGGCCCAAGTATCTCAAGGGCTTCCATGGTGAACCTGATTGGGAAAATCGCTGGCAAATGATCCAGTCGGCCCGCAATGGTGGTTCCCTCACCCATGCTATTTTGACCCAATTGCGGCGGTTAGAACGGCAGGGCAAGCTGTCTTTTTACGAACAGTGCGAAGTGCAGACAGCGGCGTGGCATGAGAAGGGCTGGAACGTTACCTGTGCCCAACGAGGTACCCATGGGGATGGCCACGACTGTATTGCCCATCTACCCATTGATCGCATCTGGTTGGCCACGGGAGGTACGATCAACGTGAATCATTGGCCGCTGTTGTCTGATGTGCGAGATCGCTATCCACTGCCGATTATTAAAGGACTGCCGATTCTGGATCATCACCTGCGCTGGCCAGGCTGTGAATTATTCATCATGGGTGGTGCCGCAGCCCTCCACATCGGCCCGGTGGCCCGCAATCTATTTGGCGCAAAGTTAGCCAGCGATCGCATTGTGCAGGCTCTAATTAAGGACAGCCCAGGGTGA
- a CDS encoding thioredoxin family protein has protein sequence MESINENNFNQEVIESTIPVIVNFWAPWCGVCRLIEPVLNQLQANFPATFKVVRINADENFRLCCNYRLTSLPTLLIFEQGEIVQRFDPLQAQGDLRTALRQMIEQFSPTPCLQGSVISKS, from the coding sequence GTGGAATCCATTAACGAAAATAATTTTAATCAAGAAGTTATAGAATCTACGATCCCGGTCATTGTCAACTTCTGGGCCCCTTGGTGCGGAGTCTGTCGATTGATTGAGCCAGTTCTCAACCAGTTACAAGCTAATTTTCCGGCAACCTTTAAGGTTGTGCGTATCAATGCCGATGAAAACTTCCGCCTCTGTTGTAATTATCGGCTCACCAGTTTGCCCACCCTCTTGATTTTTGAACAGGGAGAAATTGTACAGCGGTTTGATCCCCTCCAGGCCCAAGGAGATTTACGCACCGCTCTGCGGCAAATGATTGAGCAGTTTTCCCCTACGCCCTGTTTGCAGGGGAGTGTTATCTCAAAGTCTTGA
- a CDS encoding metallophosphatase, which yields MVNWAILSGIEGNLAAYEAVLGDMRRQRDPVTDLYILGDVIGLQGDNEAVIQRLRFPRPHELIPQVCMGWWEEQCFNLHGLSGLPQAPELIAQVGGNGAKQLWESVSRESVQWLRSCHFGFHELGCLLIHGSTVSYADELTPETSPIQLCDRLIRADANHLFCGRSGLSFECWVTPVGLRSTITTLDGVQDPQDQGKTPRRIVGVGSVGRTPGQATYTLYNPSTDRLTFKTIIIS from the coding sequence ATGGTGAACTGGGCAATTTTGAGCGGTATTGAGGGAAATTTGGCGGCCTATGAGGCTGTTTTAGGGGATATGCGGCGGCAGCGAGATCCCGTAACTGATCTCTATATTCTTGGGGACGTGATTGGCCTCCAGGGAGATAATGAAGCGGTGATTCAGCGACTCCGCTTTCCCCGGCCCCATGAACTGATACCCCAGGTTTGTATGGGATGGTGGGAAGAACAATGCTTTAATCTGCATGGATTGAGTGGATTGCCCCAGGCCCCTGAGTTAATTGCCCAGGTGGGCGGTAATGGGGCAAAACAATTGTGGGAATCCGTATCCCGGGAGTCAGTTCAGTGGTTGAGATCCTGCCATTTTGGCTTTCATGAACTAGGCTGCTTGCTGATTCATGGTAGCACCGTTAGCTATGCCGATGAATTAACCCCAGAAACCTCCCCAATTCAGCTATGCGATCGCCTCATCCGTGCGGATGCCAATCATTTATTTTGCGGACGGTCAGGTCTCAGCTTTGAGTGCTGGGTTACCCCCGTCGGTTTACGGTCTACCATTACTACCCTCGATGGCGTTCAGGATCCCCAGGATCAGGGAAAAACACCTCGCCGCATTGTCGGAGTCGGCTCTGTTGGTCGCACACCGGGCCAGGCAACCTATACGCTATACAATCCTTCCACCGATCGCCTGACGTTCAAAACTATAATAATTTCATAA
- a CDS encoding AI-2E family transporter, which yields MKLGQWIGLFVFLVCLYILWEIRQVVLVIFLAVVLATALNWLQNRLQQWGLNRGRAIALTLGMTFLIMIGFVLIIVPPFLRETQQLTILIPKGLHRLQGWLEQVDTLFSINGLNEGPLVDRLFRQVEPFLERIFDNFFSVFSNTLAILLNTLLVLVLTVMLVLNPSPYRRGFIRLFPAFYRRRIDMILTESESQLLAWLAGTGLNMLVVGTVSGLVLLVLGVRLALANAFLAGLLEAIPNIGPTLSVIPPIAIALLDDPWKAVAVLIAYIIIQQLEQYLLVPVIMAHQVNLLPAFTLISQIIFAIFFGFLGLLLALPLVIVGKIWFEEIVLKDILDPWDHALGSSSLAESSSESK from the coding sequence GTGAAGCTGGGACAGTGGATTGGCCTCTTTGTCTTTTTAGTGTGTCTGTATATTCTCTGGGAGATCCGTCAAGTTGTTTTAGTCATCTTTTTAGCTGTTGTCCTAGCGACGGCCCTCAACTGGCTTCAGAATCGACTACAGCAGTGGGGCTTAAACCGTGGCCGGGCGATCGCCCTCACCCTAGGGATGACATTCTTGATCATGATTGGCTTTGTGCTGATTATCGTGCCGCCCTTTTTGCGGGAAACTCAGCAACTAACGATTTTAATTCCCAAGGGACTCCATCGCTTGCAGGGTTGGCTAGAGCAGGTTGACACACTTTTCTCCATTAATGGATTGAATGAGGGCCCCCTAGTAGATCGGTTATTCCGACAAGTTGAGCCATTTCTAGAGCGAATTTTTGATAACTTTTTCTCAGTTTTTTCTAATACCTTGGCTATTTTGCTGAATACCCTGTTGGTTTTGGTATTAACGGTGATGCTGGTCTTAAATCCTTCCCCCTACCGCCGTGGCTTTATTCGCCTGTTTCCCGCCTTTTATCGTCGTCGCATTGACATGATTTTGACCGAGAGCGAATCCCAACTCCTGGCCTGGTTAGCGGGGACGGGCTTAAATATGCTGGTGGTGGGAACGGTGAGTGGGTTGGTACTCTTGGTTTTGGGGGTACGCCTGGCCCTGGCCAATGCCTTTTTAGCTGGGCTTTTAGAAGCCATTCCCAATATTGGTCCCACCCTGAGTGTGATTCCCCCCATCGCCATTGCCCTATTGGATGATCCCTGGAAGGCCGTGGCGGTTTTAATTGCCTATATTATTATTCAACAACTAGAGCAATATTTACTCGTGCCGGTGATCATGGCCCACCAAGTCAATCTTTTACCAGCCTTTACCTTAATTTCCCAGATTATTTTTGCGATCTTCTTTGGCTTTTTGGGACTATTACTGGCTCTGCCCCTAGTTATTGTCGGAAAAATTTGGTTTGAGGAAATTGTTCTTAAGGATATTTTAGATCCGTGGGATCATGCCCTAGGGTCATCATCCCTAGCCGAGTCATCTTCCGAATCCAAGTAG
- a CDS encoding NnrU family protein, translating into MVGLILTFAIAHSGLAALRPWAEDKIGPRPYRIGFALVSLSLALGMIGYFLAHRYDGVQLWQVQQIPWIMPLVWLLSAISFLFLYPATFNLLEIAAIQKPQVHLYETGIIRITRHPQLWGQVIWCLAHTLWLGTSFTLLTSLGLIAHHIFGAWHGDLRWEKRYGEAFRAVKARTSLIPFLAIAQGRQQFVIKEFIRPAYLGVGLFIGLLWWAHPLIYRAGTAIHW; encoded by the coding sequence ATGGTGGGCCTCATTCTCACCTTCGCGATCGCCCATAGTGGTTTAGCGGCCCTGAGACCTTGGGCCGAGGACAAAATTGGCCCCCGCCCCTATCGCATTGGTTTTGCCCTGGTATCCCTCTCCCTCGCCCTAGGGATGATCGGCTATTTCTTGGCCCATCGTTATGATGGTGTCCAACTCTGGCAGGTGCAGCAGATTCCCTGGATCATGCCCCTGGTGTGGCTCCTCTCAGCGATCTCGTTTTTGTTTCTCTATCCCGCCACATTTAATCTTTTAGAAATTGCCGCCATTCAAAAACCCCAGGTTCACCTCTACGAAACCGGGATCATTCGCATTACCCGCCACCCCCAACTCTGGGGCCAGGTGATCTGGTGTCTGGCCCATACCCTCTGGCTGGGAACGTCCTTTACACTCCTTACGTCCCTGGGACTCATTGCCCACCATATCTTTGGAGCTTGGCATGGCGATCTCCGCTGGGAGAAACGCTATGGCGAGGCCTTTCGAGCCGTTAAAGCCCGAACCTCCCTGATCCCCTTTTTAGCCATTGCCCAGGGAAGACAACAATTTGTGATCAAAGAATTTATTCGCCCCGCCTATCTGGGGGTGGGACTTTTCATCGGCCTACTTTGGTGGGCCCATCCCCTAATTTATCGTGCAGGTACAGCCATTCACTGGTAA
- a CDS encoding GTP-binding protein, with protein sequence MNPHNITLIAGPPGVGKTAWISQLLQDKTRPMFYLCPGMGEVSVDLARMGYQFPWVSLLSEDQAPRVLANLPDQAQVYLEVGFHLNLETPFFTTLPCHRVAVLPPSLEQSEWHHWADDVIPGNDIGVPDLGQSQQLPELWRSLLTGQVLDPPSLDEILIELTGGAYGQIMRLKGIFELPDGRAFYVDFVEGLSGIEYGDLNLPPWRQGRPNRFSGLEVIGYNLERDIIAKTLLEACLAEDVLAQYQEQYQMLHPQGKDTEEVISP encoded by the coding sequence ATGAATCCCCACAACATCACACTGATCGCAGGCCCCCCAGGTGTGGGCAAAACCGCCTGGATCAGCCAACTACTTCAAGATAAGACCCGGCCCATGTTTTACCTTTGTCCAGGGATGGGAGAGGTTTCCGTCGATTTGGCACGCATGGGCTATCAATTTCCCTGGGTGTCTTTGCTTTCAGAGGATCAAGCCCCCAGGGTACTGGCTAACCTTCCCGATCAAGCTCAGGTCTACTTGGAAGTAGGATTTCACCTGAACCTGGAAACACCCTTTTTCACGACCTTGCCTTGCCATCGAGTAGCGGTGTTACCCCCTAGCCTTGAGCAATCTGAATGGCATCACTGGGCAGATGACGTGATTCCCGGAAATGACATTGGGGTGCCTGATCTTGGTCAATCCCAACAACTACCAGAGCTATGGCGATCGCTGTTGACCGGCCAAGTATTAGATCCCCCCAGCCTGGATGAGATATTGATTGAACTCACGGGAGGAGCCTACGGCCAGATTATGCGTCTAAAAGGCATCTTTGAACTGCCGGATGGTCGGGCCTTTTATGTTGATTTTGTTGAAGGATTGTCCGGCATTGAATATGGCGATCTGAACCTTCCTCCCTGGCGGCAGGGCCGTCCCAACCGTTTCAGTGGTCTGGAAGTCATTGGTTACAACCTAGAACGGGACATCATCGCTAAAACGTTGCTAGAAGCCTGTTTGGCAGAGGATGTGCTGGCCCAGTACCAGGAACAATACCAGATGTTGCACCCACAGGGTAAGGATACAGAAGAGGTGATCTCCCCATGA
- a CDS encoding metallophosphoesterase family protein: protein MKLAVISCIHGNYEALNAVLSDIDTQKADQIYCLGDLVGYGPYPNAVVEMICSLDIPTCQGCWDEDIVEGLNACECSYPSQLAEKRGRLAHEWTNQRIHPEVRAYLAALPMTLRLENLGFVHGSPSSQHEYLLPSMDGFAALERVLFADVDVLFCGHTHVPYVRDIEDATLSVRVHQPDHSERQHQFHTPLKRIVNVGSVGEPRHGRPHATYVLYDTDTTQVVLREVPYDYAKTCQAILDQGLPPIFAWRLARGMEFAERADDPNHVCQR from the coding sequence ATGAAACTCGCAGTGATCTCCTGCATTCACGGCAACTATGAAGCATTAAATGCCGTCCTCTCCGATATTGATACTCAAAAAGCAGACCAGATTTACTGTCTGGGTGACTTAGTGGGGTACGGGCCTTACCCAAATGCAGTCGTAGAAATGATTTGCTCCCTCGATATTCCAACCTGTCAGGGGTGTTGGGATGAAGATATTGTGGAGGGTTTGAATGCCTGTGAATGCAGCTATCCTTCCCAACTGGCGGAAAAGCGGGGCAGGTTGGCCCATGAATGGACGAATCAGAGGATTCACCCAGAGGTGCGGGCCTATTTAGCCGCATTGCCCATGACGTTGCGTCTGGAAAATCTTGGTTTTGTCCATGGTAGTCCAAGTAGTCAGCACGAGTACCTGTTACCCAGCATGGACGGTTTTGCGGCCTTAGAACGGGTACTGTTCGCCGATGTCGATGTGCTGTTCTGTGGTCACACCCATGTTCCCTATGTCCGGGATATAGAGGATGCAACGCTATCGGTACGGGTTCATCAGCCGGATCACAGCGAACGTCAGCACCAGTTTCATACTCCCTTGAAACGGATTGTTAATGTTGGTTCCGTGGGCGAACCTCGCCATGGTCGTCCCCATGCGACCTACGTACTCTATGACACCGATACGACGCAGGTGGTATTGCGCGAGGTTCCCTATGACTACGCCAAAACCTGTCAGGCGATCCTAGACCAGGGCTTGCCCCCGATTTTTGCCTGGCGACTGGCACGGGGAATGGAGTTTGCTGAACGAGCCGATGATCCCAACCATGTGTGTCAGCGGTAA
- the smc gene encoding chromosome segregation protein SMC — protein sequence MYVKQLELTNFKSFGGTTQIPLLPGFTVVSGPNGSGKSNLLDALLFALGLAGSKGMRAERLPDLVNHSQSRRGHQVIETKVKVTFALEGEGAEVVSGENQAPRNGAKTGSETADETHPAPGEWQVTRKLRVTKQGTYTSTYYLNDQPCTLNELHGQLQQLRIYPQGYNVVLQGDVTGIISMNARQRREIIDELAGVADFDRKIDQARDKLDTVKEREERFRIVENELIQQRDRLQRDRVQAEKYRSVRQELESKEQWAGVLRWNAQKAKIDQLKKAIAQTQGDRQTCQTEIDLLKTTIAQASQVLEGLNAQVKALGEEEFLKLQSNLAQQQAEGRQLERQQRELQEQQTRVESQIQAQETQRHQEQQQLEQLRHQIHQRSETELTPLDRDCHQARQALDQIRLESQDLTAAAQEWMEQHTHLRQNIEELLKKLEPGRSELSRLWERSHQLETRTQETGQALQDLEQQRHHLDQEMATLTQELQTQEAQVQATAQALAIAQHDLTLQQETKTRLEREQRDKQRQLDKLEARQQAVQETQGTHATRLILAANLPGVAGTVAQLGQVAPDHQLALETAAGGRLGNIVVDDDGVAAAGIEILKRQRGGRATFLPLNKMKPPKPLSPVNFLGCLDYALNLIDYDPRYQGVFAYVFGQTLVFEDLGAARRYLGQYRIVTLEGELLETSGAMTGGSRSQQTMFHFGRGSQPQTCQETQDLGDRLAEIERLLGRLEPDLAAKQTHVQTISQSLNEARQHHRDSQRNLEQLRRQKDQLDNQYQQQQQQQEQQAQDQATTHDRLETLENELPILENQLRDARLALAELEASPSHTQWQTLQAQIQAQEQACQVQENRRRSLQEQIQDQTYQANRLEQRIQEHQGQIQTLHHQHSQCLAQSQTLQTQQEEQARQCQAIQEQLQRLEDHMGAIKTQRDRQDNELRQSQAILQQKEWHLEKLLTRQQEAENQLTALEEDIPPEAPTPPTPIPEAITLEELEKNLESLEKRLRAMEPVNMLAIEEYDQTQSRLDELQTKLNVLDSERTEILLRIENFTTLRHQAFRESFDAINVNFQGIFAELSDGDGYLQLENSEDPFAGGLNLVAHPKGKPVQRLASMSGGEKSLTALSFIFALQRYRPSPFYAFDEVDMFLDGANVERLSKMIQKQAQQAQFIVVSLRRPMIEASQRTIGVTQARGQHTQVIGLALS from the coding sequence GTGTACGTCAAACAGCTTGAACTCACAAATTTTAAGTCCTTTGGTGGTACGACCCAAATTCCGTTACTGCCAGGATTCACCGTGGTTTCCGGGCCCAATGGATCGGGTAAATCCAATCTTTTAGATGCACTCCTTTTTGCCCTAGGGTTAGCTGGCTCCAAGGGAATGCGGGCGGAGCGATTACCGGATCTGGTGAATCACAGCCAGTCGCGGCGGGGGCATCAGGTCATTGAAACCAAGGTTAAGGTGACGTTTGCCCTAGAAGGGGAGGGGGCCGAAGTCGTATCCGGGGAAAATCAGGCCCCTAGGAATGGAGCTAAGACGGGTTCAGAAACCGCCGATGAAACCCACCCCGCCCCAGGGGAATGGCAGGTGACACGGAAACTACGGGTGACAAAGCAGGGAACCTATACATCCACCTATTACTTAAATGATCAGCCCTGCACGCTGAATGAGCTTCATGGCCAACTCCAACAGTTACGTATTTATCCCCAGGGTTACAACGTGGTGCTTCAGGGGGATGTCACCGGTATTATTTCTATGAATGCGCGGCAGCGACGGGAAATTATTGATGAATTGGCGGGGGTTGCTGACTTCGATCGCAAAATTGACCAGGCCCGGGACAAACTGGATACGGTAAAAGAGCGGGAGGAGCGGTTTCGGATTGTTGAGAATGAACTGATCCAACAGCGCGATCGCCTCCAACGGGATCGGGTGCAGGCAGAAAAATATCGCTCGGTGCGCCAAGAATTAGAATCTAAGGAGCAATGGGCCGGGGTCTTGCGATGGAATGCCCAAAAAGCAAAAATTGACCAGCTTAAAAAAGCCATTGCCCAAACCCAGGGCGATCGCCAAACCTGCCAAACCGAGATCGACCTGCTGAAAACAACCATTGCCCAGGCCAGCCAAGTCCTAGAGGGGTTGAATGCCCAGGTCAAAGCCCTAGGGGAAGAGGAGTTCTTGAAACTTCAGTCAAACCTGGCGCAGCAGCAGGCGGAGGGACGGCAATTAGAGCGGCAACAACGGGAACTCCAGGAGCAACAAACCCGTGTAGAGTCACAGATTCAAGCTCAGGAAACCCAACGGCACCAAGAGCAACAGCAATTAGAGCAACTTCGCCACCAGATTCACCAGCGTAGCGAAACGGAACTCACGCCCCTGGATCGGGACTGCCACCAGGCCCGCCAAGCCCTAGACCAGATTCGCCTGGAATCCCAGGATTTAACGGCCGCTGCCCAGGAATGGATGGAGCAACACACCCACCTGCGCCAAAATATTGAGGAACTCCTAAAAAAACTAGAACCGGGCCGCAGCGAATTATCTCGCCTATGGGAGCGATCTCACCAGTTGGAGACCCGTACCCAGGAAACCGGCCAAGCTCTCCAAGACCTAGAACAGCAACGCCACCACCTGGATCAGGAGATGGCCACCCTCACCCAGGAATTACAAACCCAGGAAGCCCAGGTGCAAGCCACCGCTCAGGCATTGGCGATCGCCCAGCATGATCTGACCCTTCAGCAGGAAACCAAGACCCGCCTAGAACGGGAACAACGGGATAAACAACGGCAATTGGACAAACTAGAGGCCCGTCAACAGGCCGTCCAGGAAACCCAGGGCACCCACGCCACCCGTTTGATTTTGGCAGCGAATCTACCTGGGGTAGCCGGAACCGTTGCCCAACTCGGTCAGGTCGCCCCAGACCATCAATTGGCTCTGGAAACTGCCGCTGGAGGACGTTTGGGTAATATTGTCGTAGATGATGACGGTGTAGCAGCGGCCGGCATTGAAATTTTGAAGCGACAGCGGGGTGGTCGGGCTACCTTTTTGCCCCTAAATAAAATGAAGCCACCCAAGCCTCTGTCCCCCGTGAATTTTTTGGGTTGTCTGGACTACGCCCTGAATCTAATTGACTATGATCCCCGTTATCAGGGAGTCTTTGCCTATGTGTTTGGCCAGACCTTAGTGTTTGAAGACCTAGGGGCAGCCCGGCGGTATCTGGGGCAGTATCGCATTGTCACCCTAGAGGGAGAACTCCTGGAAACCAGTGGAGCGATGACCGGCGGCAGTCGCAGCCAACAAACTATGTTCCACTTTGGTCGGGGCAGCCAACCCCAAACCTGCCAAGAGACCCAAGACCTGGGCGATCGCCTCGCAGAAATTGAACGACTATTAGGGCGGTTGGAACCGGATCTGGCTGCAAAACAGACCCATGTACAAACCATCAGCCAAAGCCTGAATGAAGCCCGCCAACACCACCGCGATAGCCAACGGAATTTAGAGCAACTTCGCCGCCAAAAAGACCAGCTGGACAATCAATATCAGCAACAGCAGCAGCAGCAGGAACAGCAGGCCCAAGACCAGGCCACCACCCACGATCGCCTAGAAACCCTAGAGAACGAGTTACCCATCCTGGAAAATCAATTGCGGGATGCTCGCCTTGCCCTTGCCGAACTGGAGGCATCCCCCAGCCATACCCAATGGCAAACCCTGCAAGCCCAGATTCAAGCCCAGGAACAGGCCTGCCAAGTCCAGGAAAATCGGCGGCGATCGCTCCAGGAACAGATTCAAGATCAAACCTATCAAGCCAACCGGCTAGAGCAACGAATCCAAGAACACCAAGGCCAGATTCAAACCCTGCACCACCAGCACAGCCAATGTTTAGCCCAGAGCCAAACCCTTCAGACCCAGCAGGAGGAACAAGCCCGCCAATGCCAAGCCATTCAAGAGCAACTCCAACGCCTCGAAGACCACATGGGGGCCATCAAAACCCAGCGCGATCGCCAGGATAACGAACTGCGCCAGAGCCAAGCCATCCTCCAGCAAAAAGAATGGCACCTAGAAAAATTACTGACCCGCCAACAGGAGGCAGAAAACCAACTCACTGCCCTGGAAGAGGATATACCCCCTGAAGCCCCCACCCCACCCACCCCAATCCCGGAAGCCATCACCTTAGAGGAACTGGAAAAAAACCTAGAATCCCTGGAAAAGCGATTGCGAGCCATGGAGCCGGTGAATATGTTGGCGATCGAGGAGTACGACCAAACCCAATCTCGCCTAGACGAACTGCAAACTAAACTTAATGTTCTGGATTCCGAGCGTACCGAAATTTTATTGCGCATTGAAAACTTCACCACCCTGCGCCACCAAGCCTTTCGGGAGTCCTTTGATGCCATTAATGTAAACTTTCAAGGAATTTTTGCCGAACTCTCTGATGGAGATGGCTATCTGCAACTGGAAAATAGCGAAGATCCCTTTGCCGGTGGCCTCAACCTTGTCGCCCATCCCAAGGGCAAACCCGTCCAACGCCTAGCGTCGATGTCTGGGGGAGAAAAATCCCTCACCGCCCTTAGCTTTATTTTTGCCCTCCAACGCTATCGCCCCTCCCCCTTCTATGCCTTTGATGAAGTGGATATGTTTTTAGATGGGGCCAACGTGGAGCGTCTATCGAAAATGATTCAAAAACAAGCCCAGCAGGCCCAATTCATTGTGGTGAGTTTGCGTCGTCCCATGATCGAAGCCTCCCAGCGTACCATTGGTGTCACCCAAGCCCGAGGCCAACATACCCAAGTCATTGGTTTAGCTTTATCCTAG